CTCGGCCGCGAGCCCATCAGCGACCCTGACCAGCTCTCCTCCTACGGCCCCGGGGACTGGTGGCAGAAGAGATTCTTCGCGGAAGGCTGGGGCAGCTCGCCACAGACCCTGCTGGTTCCCATGGATTCGCGCACCACGGCCAGCCCGGCCGGCGCCTCAGACTACGTCTTCTACCGTGAGGGCGGCTGGAGCTGGTCCCTACCTTATATAGGCGGCCTCTACGCCTTGGCCTGCCAGGTCAAGCCCGACGTCACCCCCGAGCTCTTCTGGCGCAAGGCCCTGGAGACCGGCGACACCCTCACGGTCAAGAAGGACGGCAAAGACTACCAACTGGAGCGCATCGTGAATCCCCGCAAGCTCATCGAGAGCCTGAAAAGCAGCTAGGCTTGGGAGCATTGCGTGATTGATTCCAAGGTCCTCTGCGCCGGCCTGCTGGCGAGCCTCGCCCTCCTGCAGCCCGCGCAAGCCGGCCCGCTCAAGCAATTCGAGAAAGCCGCCGCCACCCCGGCGCCGTCCCGGAGCTCGGACCGGAGCCATCAAAGATCATCCCCCGACGCCGGCGACAGCGTTCTGGGCGCCCTCATGCGTCCTTTCATGGAGGAGATCGGCGCGGCCTTGGGCTACTGCTTCGTCTGCAGCGGGGAAAGGAGCCTCGTCTATGCCTTGGGAGAGGAGGACCGCTCCGCCGCGATGCTGGAATCCTGCGGCTTCGAAGGCAAGAGTCTCGAACGCCGCAAGCACGGCGACATCCTCATCCCCTTCGCCAGGGCCGACGCCGGCTACCAGGCCGTCCAGGAGGGAGTCTCCGCCGTGGACGTGCGCGCCGAAGCGGGGTATGCCTTGCTGGCGGTGAGCGTGCGGCGCACCTCCTACTGGCAGCGCAAATCGGACGAGACCATGTCCACCACCGCGCTCGTCCCCGAATACCGCATGCTCTTCGGCGGCGCCGTCGAGGCGGACCTTGGCTTCGGACCCTTCTTCCTTGACGGCGCCGCTCATCATGCCGGGACCATCCTCACCTTGCCCATCCTCATCCATCCCGCGAAGCACCTAGGCCTCGAATTCCGGCCGGCCTGGGCCAACCTGGAAGGCGGTCCGCCCATCGCAGACTACGGCCTGAACGTGGTCCTCAGGGCGGGCTACGTCGCCCTGTACGGAGGCTACCGCTGGCTGCGCAGCGGCGGCGTGGCTTTGGACGGGCCGGTCGGTGGGCTCTCGGCTTACTGGTGATCCGGCGGCTGACCCGCGATGACCGCGAGGAAGGCCTCCCCATAACGCGCCAGTTTCCGGTCCCCCACGCCCTTGACGCCGCGCAAGGCCTCCAAAGTCTTGGGCTTCAAGGCGGCCATCTCCACCAAGGCGCTGTCGTGGAAGACCACGTAGGGCGGCACGCCCAGCTTCCCCGAGATCAGCCGCCGCAGCTGGCGCAGGCGTTCGAAGAGCTCCTCGTCCGGCGGAAGACCGCAGGCGTGGCTCTTGCGCAGGGCCTTGGACTTCTTCTTGCCGCGCGCAGCCGGCGGAGCCGGCACGCCCAGCCGAACCGCGCCCCCACCCCCGCATAAGGCCTTGCCCGCCTCGGTGATGCGCAGGAGGGGATACTCCCGTTCCTCGGAGACCTCCAAGAAGCCCTGCACGATGAGCTGGTCTATCCAGGAGCGCACCGCCGCCTCCCCGGCTTCCTTGAGCAAGCCGAAGACCTGCAGCGCGTCGTGGCCGTGGCGCGCCATGCGCTCGTCGCCGCGTCCCAGCAGCAGGTTGACCACGTAGCCGGTGCCGAAGCCCCCGCCCGCGCGCCAGGCCCCGCTCAAGACCTTCTTGGCCGTCAGGAGAGCCTCCTCGGCGGAGAGGCTCTTGGTCTCGCCCAGGCAGACGTCGCAGGCGGCGCAGCCTTCCGCTCCGGGCTCGGCTCCGTCGGGCGGGTAGGCGGCGCCGAAATGCTCGGCCAGCAGGCGATGGCGGCACACCGGAGCTACGGCATAGCGGCCGATCTCGCGCAGTTGGCGCTCCAGCGCGCGCTGGCGCTCGGGCGCCAAGTGGCCGTCCTTGAGCGCCAGGCCGCGGTGCCGGGCCAGGTCCGAGGCCGCGAAGAGCAGGACGCAGTCGGCAGGCTCGCCGTCGCGGCCCGCGCGCCCCGACTCCTGCTGGTAATGCTCCACCGAGCGCGGCGTGTTGGCGTGGACCACGTAGCGGACGTTGGAGCGGTCGATGCCCATGCCGAAGGCGATGGTGGCCACGACCACGTCGAGCCGCTCGTTGACGAAGTCGTCCTGGGCGCGCCGCCGGACCTCGGCGTCGAGGCCCGCGTGGTAGGCCGCGCAGGAGACCCCAGCGTTGGCCAGCCCCGCGGCCAGGCGCTCCACGTCCTTGCGGGTCTGGGCGTAGACGATGCCGCCCTCGCCGGAGTGGATGCGCACCACCTCCAGCACCTGCGCGGCTTGGTCGCGGCGCGGGAAGGCGCGATAGACCAGGTTCGGGCGGTCGGGATGCCCGATCAGGCGCGCGGGCCCGCGCAAGGCGAGCTGGACGCAGACGTCCTCCTGGACCGCGGGCGTCGCCGTAGCGGTCAGGGCCATGCGCGCCGCTTTGGGGAAGCGCTCCATGACCTCGGCCAGGCGGCGGTACTCGGGCCGGAATTCGTGGCCCCAATGCGAGACGCAGTGCGCTTCGTCGACCGCGATCAGGATCAGCCGCGGGGCGCAGTCCTCCAGCAGGTCTCCGACCAAAAGGCGCTCGGGGCTCACGTAGAGGAGGTCGATCTTGCCCGCGGCCAGCCGGCGGTAGGCCGCGCTGCGATGGTCGGCCTCCAGGTTCGAGTGCAGGGCGTCGGCGGCCAAGCCCGCCTCGCGCGCGGCCGCGACTTGGTCGTCCATGAGCGCGATGAGCGGGGAGACGACCAGGACGAGTCCCCGGCCCATGGCGGCGGGAAGCTGGTAGCAGAGGCTCTTGCCGCCTCCGGTCGGCAGCACGACCAGGCTGTCGCGGCCGGCCAGCGCCGCCTCGACCGCCTCCCGCTGCAGGGGCTTGAACGAGTCGTAGCCCCAGCCGCGCTTGAGGGCCTCCTCGGGTGTCATCATGGCAGACGCTGGGATGTATTGTACCGGCTTTCCCAGCCGCATGGCGAGTCTGTTATAATCCTGCCAGAGGCATGATGATGAAGGCGATCGAACGGATCTTAAAAGCCAGCGCGCTGCTGGCCGCCCTTTCCTGCGCCGCGCGGGCGGGCCAGGCTCCCGATCCTATTGCAGCCGCCAAGACCTTCGGCGGCGACGGCAGGCGGCCCATCCAGGAGCTCTACACGGCCATGGACGACCTGGCCAAGAACGGCCCCTGGACCATGGAGACCGTTTACACCGACCAAGGCCTGCCCATCCGCGTGCTCCATACGAAGAAAAAAGGGCCAGCTCTTTGGCTGCTGGCGGGCATCCACGGCGAAGAGCCCGCCCCGCCAAACGCCGTTTCTTACAGCACGGAGGCCCTCGCCGCTTTGGCGGCCGCGGACATCCCGGCCGTGGTCTTCCCCCTGTGCAATCCTTTCGGCTACTCCAAA
This DNA window, taken from Elusimicrobiota bacterium, encodes the following:
- a CDS encoding RecQ family ATP-dependent DNA helicase, translating into MMTPEEALKRGWGYDSFKPLQREAVEAALAGRDSLVVLPTGGGKSLCYQLPAAMGRGLVLVVSPLIALMDDQVAAAREAGLAADALHSNLEADHRSAAYRRLAAGKIDLLYVSPERLLVGDLLEDCAPRLILIAVDEAHCVSHWGHEFRPEYRRLAEVMERFPKAARMALTATATPAVQEDVCVQLALRGPARLIGHPDRPNLVYRAFPRRDQAAQVLEVVRIHSGEGGIVYAQTRKDVERLAAGLANAGVSCAAYHAGLDAEVRRRAQDDFVNERLDVVVATIAFGMGIDRSNVRYVVHANTPRSVEHYQQESGRAGRDGEPADCVLLFAASDLARHRGLALKDGHLAPERQRALERQLREIGRYAVAPVCRHRLLAEHFGAAYPPDGAEPGAEGCAACDVCLGETKSLSAEEALLTAKKVLSGAWRAGGGFGTGYVVNLLLGRGDERMARHGHDALQVFGLLKEAGEAAVRSWIDQLIVQGFLEVSEEREYPLLRITEAGKALCGGGGAVRLGVPAPPAARGKKKSKALRKSHACGLPPDEELFERLRQLRRLISGKLGVPPYVVFHDSALVEMAALKPKTLEALRGVKGVGDRKLARYGEAFLAVIAGQPPDHQ